A single genomic interval of Phocoena sinus isolate mPhoSin1 chromosome 15, mPhoSin1.pri, whole genome shotgun sequence harbors:
- the RBBP8NL gene encoding RBBP8 N-terminal-like protein, with protein sequence MESFMESLNRLKDVHENEITGLQNKLLELNSERCRDARRAEELCAKNRQLREQQRALKENLRALENRLRAGLCDRCMVTQELARKKQQEFESSLLHSLQHVFLLSAELTRLQEENDALKEEVKQLRGPGAKPQFREGAPGPLSPLLFPSLGTRKAVTEKPLEGHEEVEDGHAERPVGYGTSPVAKISPGANLPEPRAPDMSPQHISNQLHGTIAVVRPGSRACSANRGSVNGTSPLPPPRSSPPSPSGEHSLPLDSFLQASLPSAKPCESPESSLQADRLCHLNRHLALPRGSPHSGPQAPATAPRGPQPPGLKAGEAEAWEEPVGLLGLPGALAGVRDPRLEGALHLFLAQQLWARGRAGGAGLRGPPVPGKAPPSPPAGPHSEGPGGGAASAALPRGQHPQPAGPGSPGAKEASATQDYVPDKPLDLSEWGRGRDGAPKPAGQPGSLSPPGAHTPSPKPPQGVEPSAQSGVQGLGDCTKGAEEAEVEEPPPSTEPSHSLPGPSLPLPSGPGHEDRGGPELPPCPQRPDGDGHPGEELGKAQGQRPESDELDKPDTSDSEVGLSTEAGATQRLPAEGPRGFCATEHGRGPQKRKRASDQWSKASKKPS encoded by the exons ATGGAGAGCTTCATGGAGTCGCTAAACCGGCTGAAGGACGTCCATGAGAATGAGATCACGG GCCTGCAGAACAAGCTTCTGGAACTGAACTCAGAGAGGTGCCG gGACGCCCGGAGGGCGGAGGAGCTCTGTGCCAAGAACCGTCAGCTCCGGGAGCAGCAGAGGGCGCTGAAGGAGAACCTGCGGGCGCTGGAGAACAG GCTGCGGGCCGGCCTGTGCGACCGCTGCATGGTCACCCAGGAGCTGGCCAGGAAGAAGCAGCAGGAGTTCGAGAGCTCCCTGCTCCACAGCCTGCAGCATGTCTTCCTACTCT CGGCCGAGCTGACCCGGCTGCAGGAGGAAAACGACGCCTTGAAGGAGGAGGTGAAGCAGCTCCGGGGCCCAGG GGCCAAGCCCCAGTTCAGGGAGGGTGCCCCAGGACCCCTGTCACCCCTGCTGTTCCCCTCCCTGGGCACCCGGAAGGCCGTCACTGAGAAGCCACTGGAAGGCCATGAGGAGGTGGAGGACGGCCACGCAG AAAGGCCGGTGGGGTACGGGACGTCTCCAGTAGCCAAAATCTCCCCAGGTGCCAACCTGCCTGAGCCCCGGGCCCCGGACATG AGCCCCCAGCACATCTCCAACCAGCTACACGGGACCATCGCCGTGGTGCGGCCAGGGTCCCGGGCCTGCTCCGCCAACCGGGGCTCCGTCAACGGGACGTCCCCACTGCCGCCCCCCAGGAGCAGCCCCCCAAGCCCGTCTGGAGAGCACAGCCTCCCTCTGGACAG CTTCCTGCAGGCCTCTCTGCCCTCTGCCAAGCCCTGTGagtccccagagagctccctccaGGCTGACCGCCTCTGCCACCTGAACCGCCACCTGGCCCTGCCCCGTGGGAGCCCTCACAGCGGCCCCCAGGCCCCCGCCACAGCCCCCAGAGGCCCCCAGCCCCCGGGCCTCAAGGCCGGGGAGGCAGAGGCCTGGGAGGAGCCCGTGGGTCTGCTAGGCCTGCCAGGCGCCCTGGCGGGCGTGCGGGACCCGCGGCTGGAGGGAGCGCTGCACCTGTTCCTGGCCCAGCAGCTGTGGGcgcgggggcgggcgggcggTGCCGGGCTGAGGGGCCCACCAGTGCCGGGGAAGGCGCCACCCTCCCCGCCAGCCGGCCCCCACTCCGAGGGtcccgggggcggggcggcctCGGCAGCCCTGCCCAGAGGGCAGCACCCACAGCCCGCAGGCCCAGGCAGTCCCGGGGCAAAGGAGGCCTCGGCCACACAGGACTATGTCCCAGACAAGCCCCTGGACCTCTCGGAGTGGGGCCGGGGCCGGGACGGCGCCCCCAAGCCTGCCGGCCAGCCAGGATCACTCAGCCCCCCAGGTGCCCACACGCCCAGCCCCAAGCCACCCCAGGGAGTGGAGCCCTCTGCACAGTCTGGGGTCCAGGGGCTCGGCGACTGCACCAAGGGGGCCGAAGAGGCAGAGGTGGAAGAGCCTCCACCTTCCACG GAACCCTCACATTCtctcccaggccccagcctgCCCCTTCCAAGTGGGCCAGGACATGAGGACAGAGGGGGGCCAGAACTGCCTCCCTGCCCGCAAAGGCCTGATGGAGATGGCCACCCGGGTGAGG AGCTCGGCAAAGCCCAAGGACAGCGGCCGGAGTCAGATGAGCTAGACAAGCCAGACACCTCGGACAGCGAG GTGGGCCTGAGCACCGAGGCGGGGGCCACGCAGCGCTTGCCAGCCGAGGGACCCAGGGGTTTCTGCGCCACGGAGCATGGGCGGGGCCCACAGAAGAGGAAGCGGGCCTCAGACCAGTGGAGCAAAG CCTCGAAGAAGCCGTCCTGA